Proteins co-encoded in one Bacillus paramycoides genomic window:
- a CDS encoding YhcN/YlaJ family sporulation lipoprotein, protein MKSLIYMLMLCLFIAGCSIGKKDNPNEKPEQKNVSMKNVNYTNKPNKPNEKAADHLASLAASVPGVNDATAVVFGKYAIVGIDVKAKLDRTRVESIKYSVAESLKNDPDGANAVVVADVDTYERLKQIGKQIKKGKTGEGILDELAAIVGRVMPQVPNDMIENRETNPIKDNDKQLPKDEEQELRKEQNDQSNNHLNK, encoded by the coding sequence ATGAAGAGCCTAATATACATGTTGATGCTTTGCTTGTTTATAGCCGGATGTAGTATTGGAAAAAAGGACAATCCAAACGAAAAGCCAGAGCAAAAAAATGTTTCGATGAAAAATGTTAACTATACGAACAAACCAAATAAACCAAACGAAAAAGCAGCGGACCATTTAGCATCTTTAGCAGCAAGTGTGCCAGGTGTGAATGATGCTACAGCTGTAGTATTCGGCAAATATGCTATTGTAGGTATTGATGTAAAAGCGAAACTTGATCGAACTCGCGTTGAGTCCATTAAATACTCAGTTGCAGAAAGTTTAAAAAACGATCCTGATGGTGCTAATGCAGTCGTTGTAGCAGATGTTGATACGTATGAACGACTGAAACAAATTGGAAAGCAAATAAAAAAAGGAAAAACAGGTGAAGGTATACTCGATGAGTTAGCTGCAATTGTTGGCCGAGTAATGCCACAAGTTCCAAATGACATGATTGAAAATCGAGAAACGAATCCAATTAAAGATAATGATAAACAATTACCAAAAGATGAAGAACAAGAACTAAGAAAAGAACAGAATGACCAATCAAATAATCATTTGAATAAATAA
- a CDS encoding PLP-dependent aminotransferase family protein, with translation MKIVLRKESNIPYYRQIYMQIVERVQSGMLSHGDSLPSLRSMAEDLQISLLTVRKAYKQLEKKEYIRIQQGKGAYIHKHVKKDFKPIPYQWQQTKTINVMRSQYAMNQHRKYYDFSQAILYPRLLPNPFLADEMHKILNKDQMILATYGPIQGDYELRVEIANYLHEHQQLVTDPSQLLITSGAQQGIDLIAQTLLKPGDIVLVESPCYSAALDIFINKGAQIIPISLDHHGVRSDLIDDICQSKNPVLLYTNPTFQNPTGTVMSKERRMELIELAELYKFFIIEDDSFGEIYFEGATVPSPIKNFDKNGHVIYIKGFSKTLAPGLRIASLIADGPIFEWLYAVKGSMDIGSPLLTQKALLPFLRAERMKNHLEKLRTALQIRRDITINMLSTLKEIHFEIPNGGFNLWITLPDSIDPFTLLQKTNEVDVSFLPGTACLLNNDTNNNQLRLSYSMLNEKDMLIGLEKLHDTVRNYKL, from the coding sequence ATGAAAATTGTCCTTCGTAAAGAATCCAACATACCGTATTACAGGCAAATATATATGCAAATCGTTGAAAGAGTACAAAGTGGCATGCTTTCACATGGTGACTCACTTCCATCTTTACGCTCTATGGCCGAAGATTTACAGATTAGCCTATTAACTGTTCGTAAAGCATATAAGCAGTTAGAAAAGAAAGAATATATACGCATCCAGCAAGGAAAAGGTGCTTATATACATAAACATGTAAAGAAAGATTTCAAACCAATTCCATATCAGTGGCAACAAACGAAAACAATTAATGTTATGCGTTCTCAATACGCAATGAATCAGCACCGAAAATATTATGATTTTTCACAAGCGATTTTATATCCTCGTTTATTGCCAAATCCGTTCTTGGCAGACGAAATGCATAAAATACTTAATAAAGACCAGATGATTCTAGCAACTTATGGGCCAATTCAAGGTGATTACGAACTGCGAGTTGAAATAGCAAATTACTTACATGAACACCAGCAATTAGTAACAGATCCATCCCAATTATTAATTACAAGCGGCGCTCAACAAGGAATTGATTTAATTGCTCAAACATTATTAAAACCTGGTGATATTGTATTAGTGGAAAGTCCGTGTTATAGTGCTGCACTTGATATTTTCATCAATAAAGGTGCTCAAATTATACCTATTTCTCTTGATCATCATGGAGTTCGCTCCGACTTAATCGATGATATTTGTCAAAGTAAAAATCCTGTTTTATTGTATACGAATCCAACGTTCCAGAACCCAACAGGTACAGTAATGAGTAAAGAACGGAGAATGGAACTTATAGAACTAGCAGAGCTATATAAGTTTTTTATAATTGAAGATGATTCTTTCGGAGAAATATATTTTGAAGGCGCTACTGTCCCCTCTCCGATCAAAAATTTTGATAAGAATGGCCATGTAATATATATAAAAGGATTTAGTAAAACGTTAGCACCAGGGCTGCGTATCGCCTCACTTATTGCTGATGGACCTATTTTCGAATGGTTATATGCTGTAAAAGGTTCAATGGATATCGGTAGTCCTTTATTAACACAAAAAGCACTTCTACCGTTTTTACGTGCAGAACGTATGAAAAACCATTTAGAAAAATTACGTACAGCTTTACAAATTAGACGTGACATAACGATTAATATGTTATCAACACTTAAAGAAATACACTTTGAAATACCAAATGGTGGATTTAATTTGTGGATTACACTTCCTGATTCGATTGATCCCTTTACCTTATTACAAAAAACAAATGAAGTAGATGTCTCTTTTTTACCAGGAACAGCTTGCCTATTAAATAACGATACAAATAATAATCAATTAAGGCTTAGCTATTCTATGTTAAATGAAAAAGATATGTTGATTGGTTTAGAGAAATTACATGATACAGTACGAAACTATAAGTTATAA
- a CDS encoding DMT family transporter — translation MVIFNYILVCIIFGTTFLTIKIGIEAGTPPLFSAGIRFFLAGVILMIIFKLKRKEIMPHVFSKRIIYAGFCLTFMTFATLYWAEQYISSGLAAVLSATGPMMILLLQAKRNKTNLQKEQLLALIIALIGVIFVSLPEMHQEISIIWSIACFVLIIGELFYGIGSIHSKEILSDLQNVSPFLINGIQMFYGGVLLLIVSAIVEQPNVSVLTSWSVQWPILYLIFIGSIGGHGLYYWLLSKTNPVFPSTWLYVSPLIAIIVGYIILGEPLNPTKGIGACFILVGVFLANRSTLRSYFKQGKLFEKEM, via the coding sequence ATGGTCATTTTCAATTATATTTTAGTATGTATTATTTTCGGAACAACATTTTTAACGATAAAGATCGGAATTGAAGCAGGAACGCCTCCGTTATTTTCTGCAGGAATTCGTTTCTTTTTAGCAGGAGTAATCTTGATGATTATATTTAAGTTAAAGCGAAAGGAAATAATGCCACATGTATTTTCAAAACGTATTATATATGCTGGTTTTTGCTTAACGTTTATGACATTCGCAACTTTGTACTGGGCGGAACAATATATTTCTTCAGGGCTAGCTGCTGTGCTATCTGCTACGGGACCGATGATGATATTGTTATTGCAGGCAAAGAGAAATAAGACAAATTTGCAAAAGGAGCAACTGCTAGCTTTAATTATTGCACTAATAGGTGTTATTTTTGTTTCTTTACCAGAAATGCACCAAGAAATAAGTATCATATGGAGTATCGCTTGTTTTGTTTTAATAATAGGAGAATTATTTTATGGAATAGGCTCTATTCACTCAAAAGAAATACTTTCGGATTTACAAAATGTATCACCATTTCTCATAAATGGTATTCAAATGTTTTATGGAGGAGTATTACTACTAATCGTCTCAGCCATAGTAGAACAACCGAATGTATCTGTACTAACTTCATGGAGTGTACAGTGGCCTATTTTATATCTTATCTTTATCGGATCAATTGGTGGGCACGGATTATATTATTGGCTCTTATCAAAAACAAATCCTGTATTCCCGTCAACATGGTTATACGTATCACCGTTAATTGCTATTATAGTTGGATATATTATATTAGGAGAACCTTTAAACCCTACAAAGGGAATAGGTGCATGTTTCATTTTGGTTGGTGTATTTTTAGCTAATCGATCCACACTTCGGTCTTATTTCAAACAAGGGAAATTATTTGAGAAGGAAATGTAG
- a CDS encoding AraC family transcriptional regulator, with protein MKVIIKNLPQFEVAFIRRVGSYFEPQDHWEKLLQWANENNLHPPEQSFIGISLDNPEFVASHKCRHDACVTVPENFEKEPHQDVQFKCVDGGQYALYQFYDEPHKLSEVYQYMYAMWLPNSEYSADFDRDNLEFCMNNVAEDLEGKLKADLFVPIKKNK; from the coding sequence ATGAAAGTTATAATAAAGAATTTACCGCAATTCGAAGTGGCATTTATAAGAAGAGTTGGTAGTTACTTTGAACCACAAGATCATTGGGAAAAGTTACTACAGTGGGCAAATGAAAATAATCTACATCCACCAGAGCAATCATTTATCGGAATTTCATTAGATAATCCTGAATTTGTTGCAAGTCATAAGTGCCGACATGATGCGTGCGTTACCGTACCTGAAAACTTTGAAAAAGAACCGCATCAGGATGTGCAATTTAAATGTGTAGATGGAGGTCAATACGCTCTATATCAGTTCTATGATGAACCTCATAAATTAAGTGAAGTGTATCAATATATGTACGCAATGTGGTTGCCAAATAGTGAGTATAGTGCAGATTTTGATAGGGATAATTTAGAGTTTTGTATGAACAATGTTGCAGAAGACCTAGAAGGAAAATTAAAGGCTGATTTATTTGTGCCGATAAAAAAGAACAAATAA
- a CDS encoding DUF1697 domain-containing protein has product MTIYIALLRGINVGGHKIIKMADLKQMFESIELKQVKTYIQSGNIVFESEKDIDFLNKQIQSEIKNVFGFDVPVMLRTRDEFINTIKRCPYEVDSLLEGESIHVAFLANELSEKEKDQLLMQKNETEDCYIVENVVYVFFKNSIRNSKLMNQFQRLHTPATVRNWRTMSKLKTIVEGM; this is encoded by the coding sequence ATGACCATTTATATTGCGCTTCTAAGAGGAATTAATGTAGGCGGGCATAAGATAATCAAAATGGCTGATTTAAAACAAATGTTTGAATCAATAGAGTTAAAACAAGTAAAAACATATATTCAAAGCGGTAATATCGTGTTCGAATCTGAAAAAGATATTGATTTTTTAAATAAACAAATACAATCAGAAATTAAAAACGTTTTTGGGTTTGATGTTCCGGTCATGTTAAGAACACGTGATGAATTTATAAATACGATAAAAAGGTGTCCTTATGAAGTCGATTCATTGCTTGAAGGAGAAAGTATACATGTTGCCTTTTTAGCAAATGAACTTTCTGAAAAAGAAAAGGATCAGCTACTTATGCAAAAAAATGAGACTGAAGATTGTTATATAGTTGAAAATGTAGTGTATGTGTTTTTCAAGAATAGCATTCGAAACTCTAAATTAATGAATCAATTTCAGAGGTTACATACACCAGCTACGGTTAGGAATTGGCGGACTATGAGTAAATTAAAAACGATAGTTGAAGGAATGTAA
- a CDS encoding GNAT family N-acetyltransferase, whose product MDIHIGEIQLVPYKEKYKEVIQTFTLPSEQVQFTSDPSELLEKAKSDRTKNVIVILDYNGIPVGLFALQTGDRVQEFTDNQNALLLTSFSVNHDSQRKGYAKKSLALLQDFVQRYFPMKNEVVLAVNEKNIPAQNLYKKVGFQDKGFRRMGPIGQQIIMHLPIIK is encoded by the coding sequence ATGGACATACATATTGGGGAAATCCAATTAGTTCCGTATAAAGAAAAATATAAAGAAGTTATACAAACATTTACTTTACCAAGTGAACAAGTTCAATTCACATCAGATCCGAGCGAATTATTGGAGAAAGCAAAGAGTGATCGTACAAAAAATGTGATTGTTATTTTAGATTACAACGGGATACCTGTTGGTCTTTTTGCATTGCAAACGGGAGATAGAGTACAGGAGTTCACAGACAATCAAAATGCATTACTTTTAACATCGTTTTCCGTAAATCACGATAGTCAAAGGAAAGGATATGCTAAAAAGTCATTGGCACTATTACAAGACTTTGTACAACGTTATTTTCCGATGAAAAATGAAGTTGTACTTGCTGTAAATGAAAAAAATATTCCTGCACAAAATTTATACAAAAAAGTCGGCTTCCAAGATAAAGGTTTTAGAAGAATGGGACCAATTGGTCAACAAATCATAATGCATTTACCTATCATAAAATAA
- a CDS encoding GNAT family N-acetyltransferase translates to MEIIQLLKKDDLFNKAIDVFWKEWGEEVGRAFYEDCMTNALTDPNDIPSFYIAKVEDKIIGTYALIRNDLNSRQDLSPWLACLFVDEKFRGNSIGAKLLNHGLLEAAKKGYKFLYLTSDLKGYYEKYEWEKIGVAYGPSGGYIPLFKKSTDL, encoded by the coding sequence ATGGAAATAATTCAATTACTAAAAAAAGATGATTTATTTAATAAGGCAATAGATGTTTTTTGGAAAGAATGGGGTGAGGAAGTTGGGCGTGCTTTTTATGAAGATTGTATGACTAATGCTTTAACTGATCCAAATGACATACCTAGTTTTTACATAGCAAAAGTAGAGGATAAGATTATCGGAACGTATGCATTAATTCGCAATGATTTAAATAGTCGTCAGGATTTGAGCCCATGGCTAGCATGTTTGTTTGTAGATGAAAAATTTAGGGGCAACTCTATAGGTGCAAAATTGTTGAATCATGGATTGCTAGAAGCAGCAAAAAAAGGGTACAAATTTCTTTATCTTACTTCAGATCTTAAAGGCTATTATGAAAAATATGAATGGGAAAAAATCGGAGTTGCTTATGGACCTAGTGGAGGGTATATACCTTTGTTTAAAAAGTCAACGGATCTATAA
- a CDS encoding alpha/beta fold hydrolase, translated as MAEKIFKINGIDICTESFGDPKDPAVLLIMGATCSMVYWDEEFCEQLANTGKFVIRFDNRDVGRSVAYDPGTSNYTVTHMAEDAIGVLDSYHIDQAHLFGMSLGGMIAQIAAVKHPERILSLTLLATSIIGSDDNTRDLPPMDERILTHHANGTHLDWTNDKDVAEYLVSGSRLLCGSKRTFDEKRVYKQVKQEIERANNLLSMFNHALLQGDDAYEGVLHSIQAPTLVIHGTDDTALPFEHGLALIDEIPNSALLTLEGAGHEIHPDDWENIIHAVTEHTAKI; from the coding sequence ATGGCTGAAAAGATATTTAAAATAAACGGGATCGATATATGTACAGAAAGCTTTGGGGATCCTAAAGACCCAGCTGTTTTATTAATTATGGGTGCTACGTGTTCAATGGTGTATTGGGATGAAGAGTTTTGTGAACAGTTGGCTAACACGGGGAAATTTGTTATTCGTTTTGATAACCGTGATGTGGGACGCTCTGTTGCATACGATCCTGGAACTTCCAATTATACAGTTACACATATGGCAGAAGATGCAATTGGGGTACTTGATTCTTATCATATTGATCAAGCACATCTATTTGGTATGTCTTTAGGTGGTATGATTGCTCAAATTGCTGCTGTAAAACATCCCGAAAGAATTTTATCGTTAACATTATTAGCTACAAGTATAATAGGCTCTGACGATAACACGCGCGATTTACCTCCGATGGATGAAAGAATTTTAACACATCACGCAAATGGCACGCATTTAGATTGGACAAATGATAAAGATGTAGCTGAATATTTAGTTTCCGGATCTCGCCTATTATGTGGATCAAAACGAACATTTGATGAAAAAAGAGTCTATAAACAAGTAAAACAAGAAATAGAACGAGCTAACAATTTATTAAGCATGTTTAATCACGCTTTACTTCAAGGCGATGATGCATATGAAGGTGTGCTTCACTCCATACAAGCACCTACATTAGTCATTCATGGAACGGACGATACTGCTCTCCCTTTCGAACATGGTCTCGCACTTATCGATGAGATACCTAACTCAGCTCTATTAACTCTTGAAGGTGCAGGACATGAGATTCATCCTGATGACTGGGAAAACATAATTCATGCTGTTACTGAACATACAGCTAAAATATAA
- a CDS encoding ParM/StbA family protein, whose translation MSILLKAGADAGNNGLKLMVKGQDPIFIPSIYALYIGEPTGLLDEGDVSLSELENHIDVTISSPSLMLNNVRYIVGEKVIQDQLKGTEVEKKSNKSTDELMVITILSGLAVSAMRQSPTSSHINIRYDLSVALPMQLITQEIAAENAKRYMGNHKVVFHYPNGRDVTINISIEYCKCLPEGASGTWGIVYDEEGNVVKHKIECEQNQVSEIDFVDKTLLSFDIGAGTTEEVVSLGVNFRPQLSKGLSYGVKETLLQIITRWNRKYPTKTIDSITEFNQIYLNEKHPRNALLVEESQPALLGLAARVATDIINKIDDMKDDPYVFIYGGGAVIIKNSLKMILKQKGRLTNVIFVDNPLFTNARGLLIYTCSPKYREHKQKELGFTNLTIS comes from the coding sequence ATGTCTATTCTTTTAAAAGCTGGTGCTGATGCAGGAAATAACGGTTTGAAGTTAATGGTGAAAGGGCAAGATCCTATTTTTATTCCGAGTATATATGCTTTATATATAGGAGAGCCTACTGGATTGTTAGATGAGGGAGATGTTTCATTATCTGAATTAGAAAATCACATTGACGTGACCATCAGTTCTCCATCGTTAATGTTAAATAACGTGCGGTATATCGTTGGAGAAAAAGTCATTCAAGATCAATTAAAAGGTACTGAGGTTGAGAAGAAATCAAATAAGTCAACTGATGAGTTAATGGTTATTACAATTTTATCTGGTTTAGCGGTAAGTGCTATGCGTCAAAGTCCAACGTCTAGTCATATTAATATTCGATATGATTTATCTGTTGCTCTTCCTATGCAGCTTATTACACAAGAAATAGCTGCGGAAAATGCGAAACGTTATATGGGCAATCATAAGGTTGTATTCCATTATCCTAACGGACGTGATGTGACAATTAATATTTCTATCGAATATTGTAAATGCCTACCTGAGGGCGCTTCTGGAACGTGGGGCATTGTATATGACGAGGAAGGAAATGTTGTAAAACATAAAATAGAATGTGAACAAAATCAAGTTTCAGAAATTGATTTTGTTGATAAAACATTATTATCTTTTGATATTGGCGCAGGGACGACAGAAGAAGTAGTTTCACTAGGTGTTAACTTTAGACCACAACTAAGTAAGGGCTTATCATATGGTGTGAAAGAAACGTTACTACAAATTATTACGAGGTGGAACCGGAAGTATCCAACAAAGACGATTGATAGCATTACAGAGTTTAACCAAATTTATTTAAATGAAAAGCACCCAAGAAATGCGTTATTAGTTGAGGAGTCACAACCGGCATTATTAGGGTTAGCAGCGCGTGTCGCAACGGATATCATAAATAAAATTGATGATATGAAGGACGATCCATACGTATTTATTTATGGCGGGGGCGCAGTAATTATTAAAAATAGTTTAAAAATGATTTTAAAACAAAAGGGACGATTAACAAATGTAATCTTTGTAGATAATCCATTATTTACAAATGCACGTGGATTATTAATCTATACTTGTTCACCAAAATATAGAGAACATAAACAAAAAGAGTTAGGATTTACAAACTTAACGATAAGTTAG
- a CDS encoding DUF4179 domain-containing protein: protein MTCYEMGSIQSYIDGELSHEERKQFIKHLDKCKECQNLLIELTELNQWGNSTLAEEKLHEIPEINIDVEKAWQTFNSYNQTNNVFSTNQTIERKQGVFSNMNKKSKRFMYTAVAAIGIFTIAMIPQVQVAATNIASYFANEVLNDTVVNEGSKDENGVQQEGMLKGQFIPIDEKITDQGVTVHFKELYVADARISVHYRVEKADGTLMPFEFDTTGLDIKSDGKVNGQQEENPEYNTGNGMFSQLSFIQGEDNLPFELLSEGKKLEHVGIRNKDRPEGVITFIEGPEGKGSFKQPLTLDVNINKIGKIVGSWKGQFQINPGKVNK, encoded by the coding sequence ATGACTTGTTATGAAATGGGATCCATTCAATCATATATTGATGGTGAACTTTCCCATGAGGAAAGAAAACAATTTATAAAGCATTTAGACAAATGTAAGGAGTGTCAAAATTTATTAATTGAGCTAACAGAATTAAATCAATGGGGAAATTCAACACTAGCCGAGGAGAAGCTTCATGAGATTCCAGAAATAAATATTGATGTCGAAAAAGCATGGCAAACATTTAATAGTTATAACCAGACTAATAATGTATTTAGTACAAATCAAACGATAGAAAGAAAGCAGGGAGTATTTTCAAATATGAATAAAAAATCAAAACGTTTTATGTATACGGCGGTTGCTGCAATAGGTATTTTTACTATAGCTATGATCCCGCAAGTTCAAGTTGCAGCAACTAATATTGCTTCTTACTTTGCTAATGAGGTGTTAAATGATACGGTTGTGAATGAAGGAAGTAAGGATGAAAACGGTGTACAACAAGAAGGTATGTTGAAAGGACAGTTTATACCTATTGATGAAAAGATAACTGATCAAGGGGTAACTGTACATTTTAAAGAATTATATGTGGCGGATGCACGTATATCTGTTCATTATAGAGTTGAAAAAGCCGATGGAACTCTAATGCCATTTGAATTTGATACAACTGGATTAGATATAAAAAGCGATGGAAAAGTAAACGGACAACAAGAAGAAAATCCTGAATATAACACAGGAAATGGTATGTTTTCACAATTATCATTTATTCAAGGTGAAGACAATTTACCATTCGAATTATTGTCAGAAGGAAAAAAGTTAGAGCATGTAGGCATTCGCAATAAAGACAGACCAGAAGGTGTCATTACATTTATTGAAGGTCCTGAAGGAAAAGGTTCCTTTAAACAACCTTTAACATTAGATGTAAACATAAATAAAATAGGAAAAATAGTTGGATCTTGGAAAGGGCAATTTCAAATTAATCCTGGGAAAGTTAATAAGTAA
- a CDS encoding RNA polymerase sigma factor SigX has translation MQTIKSEERNVSHITFEALFKQNYAYVVKQIIWIIKEQTVAEELAQEVFLQLYHSDWKAIENLRAWLIKSSTYVAYNYIRSEKRHQARVDKETQYQEVQIDSSLDDEWIRKEEITKVQMVLRKMKEQDRTILLMKFSGFRYKEIAQVLQIDDSSIGTMLARAKLKFRKIFEQMEGK, from the coding sequence ATGCAAACAATAAAAAGTGAAGAGAGGAATGTTTCACATATAACATTTGAAGCGTTGTTTAAACAAAACTATGCGTATGTTGTTAAACAAATAATATGGATCATTAAAGAACAGACGGTTGCTGAGGAATTAGCGCAAGAGGTGTTTTTGCAACTGTATCATTCAGATTGGAAAGCAATAGAAAATTTACGTGCTTGGCTTATAAAGTCTTCTACTTATGTCGCCTATAACTACATTCGTTCTGAAAAGAGACATCAGGCAAGAGTCGATAAAGAAACCCAGTATCAAGAAGTTCAAATTGATTCGTCACTAGATGATGAATGGATTAGAAAAGAAGAAATTACAAAAGTACAAATGGTGTTGCGAAAAATGAAAGAACAAGATCGAACAATATTATTAATGAAATTTTCAGGGTTTCGATATAAAGAAATCGCGCAAGTACTTCAGATTGACGATTCGTCTATTGGAACAATGCTGGCAAGAGCTAAACTAAAATTCCGGAAAATTTTTGAACAAATGGAGGGGAAATAA
- the secY gene encoding preprotein translocase subunit SecY, with the protein MFRTISNFMRVAEIRRKILFTLAMLIVFRIGTFIPVPHTNAEVLKVQDQANVLGMLNVFGGGALQHFSIFAVGITPYITASIIVQLLQMDVIPKFSEWAKQGEMGRKKSAQFTRYFTIILAFIQAIGMSYGFNNIAGGQLITDQSWTTYLFIATVLTAGTAFLLWLGEQITANGVGNGISMIIFAGLVAAIPNVANQIYLQQFQNAGDQLFMHIIKMVLIGLVILAIVVGVIYIQQAVRKIPIQYAKAVSGNNQYQGAKNTHLPLKVNSAGVIPVIFASAFLMTPRTIAQLFPDSRVSKWLVANLDFAHPIGMTLYVGLIVAFTYFYAFIQVNPEQMAENLKKQNGYVPGIRPGKSTEQYVTKILYRLTFIGAIFLGAISILPLVFTKIATLPPSAQIGGTSLLIIVGVALETMKTLESQLVKRHYKGFIKKVN; encoded by the coding sequence ATGTTTCGTACGATTTCAAATTTCATGAGAGTAGCTGAGATAAGAAGGAAAATCCTTTTTACATTAGCGATGTTAATCGTTTTTCGAATTGGCACGTTTATTCCAGTTCCTCATACTAACGCAGAGGTATTAAAAGTACAAGATCAAGCTAACGTTTTAGGTATGCTAAACGTATTTGGCGGAGGAGCATTGCAACACTTCTCAATCTTTGCTGTAGGTATTACACCTTATATTACAGCTTCCATCATAGTACAATTACTACAAATGGATGTTATACCTAAATTTTCGGAATGGGCAAAGCAAGGAGAAATGGGCCGTAAGAAATCAGCTCAATTCACTCGATACTTTACAATCATTCTCGCATTCATACAAGCCATTGGAATGTCTTATGGCTTTAATAATATAGCAGGTGGACAATTAATAACAGATCAAAGCTGGACTACATACTTATTTATTGCGACAGTTTTAACTGCAGGTACTGCATTTTTACTTTGGTTAGGTGAACAAATTACCGCTAATGGCGTAGGTAATGGTATTTCGATGATTATCTTCGCAGGACTTGTAGCAGCGATTCCAAATGTGGCGAACCAAATTTATTTGCAACAATTTCAAAATGCAGGCGATCAATTATTCATGCACATCATAAAGATGGTTTTAATTGGTCTCGTAATTTTAGCGATAGTTGTTGGTGTTATTTACATACAACAAGCCGTGCGTAAAATACCGATTCAATATGCGAAAGCTGTTTCAGGCAACAATCAATATCAAGGAGCAAAAAACACTCATTTACCTCTTAAAGTAAATAGTGCTGGTGTAATTCCAGTAATCTTTGCTTCTGCATTTTTAATGACGCCGCGTACAATTGCGCAGCTTTTCCCTGATTCAAGAGTATCAAAATGGTTAGTTGCTAATCTAGATTTCGCACATCCAATTGGAATGACACTTTATGTCGGTCTTATCGTTGCTTTTACATACTTCTACGCATTTATTCAAGTAAACCCTGAACAAATGGCTGAGAATTTGAAAAAGCAAAATGGATATGTGCCTGGTATTCGCCCTGGTAAATCAACAGAACAATATGTAACGAAAATTTTATACCGTTTAACATTTATCGGTGCAATTTTCTTAGGTGCCATTTCAATTTTACCGCTCGTATTCACAAAAATTGCTACATTACCACCTTCTGCACAAATTGGTGGTACAAGCTTACTTATCATTGTCGGTGTAGCACTTGAAACAATGAAGACGTTAGAAAGTCAGCTTGTGAAACGTCATTATAAAGGGTTTATAAAAAAAGTAAATTAA